The sequence GTCCGTCACGCCAGTGACACACTCGGTGCCGATGGCCAAGAATCACCGTCCCGGACGACCACCCGAGAGTGGGGACATGCGCCCCTCTCCCGCCATGATCCTCGACCGGCTCGCCACAGGGGCGGGCCGGGCCGCGCGCATCACTCATACGGAGCACTTGCCCCCTAGATCGGGAACCCATGCCATCTGGCCGGATCGCATCCGGCCAGAAGTGATCTCGGCGATCGAAAAAGCCGGAATCGACCATCCGTGGGCCCACCAGGCGGCCGCCGCCGAGCACGCGCTGGACGGCGAATCGGTCGTGATCGCCACCGGTACGGCGTCCGGCAAGTCGCTCGCGTACCTCGCCCCGGTCCTCAGCACCCTGCTGGAGGGCTCCGAGGCGCCGAACGGCCGCGGGGCGACCGCCCTGTACCTCGCCCCCACCAAGGCCCTCGCCGCCGACCAGCGGCGCTCGGTGAAGGCCCTGGCGGCGCCCCTGGGCAACGCCGTACGGCCCGCGGTCTACGACGGCGACACCCCGGTCGAGGAACGCGAATGGGTGCGGCAGTACGCGAACTACGTGCTGACCAACCCCGACATGCTGCACCGCGGGATCCTGCCGTCCCACCCCCGCTGGTCCTCCTTCCTGCGCGCGCTGCGGTTCGTCGTGATCGACGAGTGCCACACCTACCGGGGCGTCTTCGGCTCCCATGTCGCCCAGGTCCTGCGCAGGCTGCGCCGCCTCTGCGCCCGCTACGGGGCGAACCCGGTCTTCCTGCTCGCGTCAGCCACCGCCGCCGATCCCTCGGTCGCCGCCGGGCGCCTGACGGGCCTGCCGGTCAAGGAGGTGTCCGACGACGCCTCCCCGCGCGGCGAGCTGGTCTTCGCCCTCTGGGAGCCCCCGCTGACCGACCTGCACGGCGAGAAGGGCGCGCCCGTACGCCGTACCGCCACGGCCGAGACCGCCGACCTGCTCACCGATCTGACCGTCCAGGGCGTCCGCTCGGTCGCCTTCGTACGTTCCCGGCGCGGCGCAGAACTGATCTCGGTCATCGCCAAGGAACGCCTCGCGGAGGTGGACCGCTCCCTGCCGAAGCGGGTCGCCGCCTACCGCGGCGGCTACCTCCCGGAGGAACGCCGCGCCCTGGAGCGGGCCCTGCACTCCGGTGAGCTCCTCGGCCTCGCGGCCACCACCGCCCTCGAACTCGGCATCGACGTCTCCGGCCTCGACGCCGTCGTCATCTGCGGCTACCCGGGCACCCGGGCCTCCCTCTGGCAGCAGGCGGGCCGCGCCGGCCGCTCCGGGCAGGGGGCGCTGGCAGTCCTGGTGGCCCGGGACGATCCGCTGGACACCTATCTGGTGCACCACCCCGAGGCGCTGTTCCGGCAGCCCGTGGAGTCGACCGTGCTGGACCCGGACAACCCCTACGTCCTGGCCCCCCACCTGTGCGCGGCCGCCGCCGAGCTGCCCCTCACCGAGCCCGACATCGCCCTCTTCGGACCCGCGGTGCCCGAGCTGCTCCCCCAGCTGGAGGCCGCGAAGCTGCTGCGCCGACGGGCGTCGGGCTGGCACTGGACCCGCCGCGAGCGGGCCGCCGACCTCACCGACATCCGGGGCGGGGGCGGACGCCCCGTACAGATCGTCGAGGAGTCCACCGGGCGCCTGCTGGGCACGGTCGACGCGGCCGCCGCCCACACCGCCGTCCACGAGGGCGCCGTCCACCTCCACCAGGGCCGCACCCACCTGGTCCGGAAGCTGGACCTGGAGGACTCCGTCGCCCTGGTCGAACAGGCCGACCCGCCGTACTCGACGGTGGCCCGAGACACCACGGCCATCTCCGTCCTGGAGACCGACACCGAGATCCCCTGGGGCCAGGGGCGGCTCTGCTACGGCTCCGTCGAGGTCACCAACCAGGTCGTCTCGTTCCTCCGCCGCAAGCTGATGACCGGTGAGGTCCTGGGCGAGACCAAACTCGACCTGCCTCCCCGCACCCTGCGCACCCGGGCCGTCTGGTGGACGGTCACCGAGGACCAACTCGACGCCGCCCGGATCAACCCGGAGATCCTCGGCGGCGCCCTCCACGCGGCCGAACACGCGTCGATCGGCCTGCTCCCGCTCTTCGCCACCTGCGACCGCTGGGACATCGGCGGCGTCTCCATACCGCTGCACCCGGACACCCTGCTGCCGACGGTCTTCGTCTACGACGGCCACCCGGGCGGCGCCGGATTCGCCGAACGCGCCTTCCACACCGCCCGTACGTGGCTGACGGCGACCCGCGAAGCCATCGCCTCCTGCGAGTGCGAGGCGGGCTGCCCCTCCTGCATCCAGTCCCCCAAGTGCGGGAACGGCAACGAGCCCCTGCACAAACGCGGCGCCGTACGCCTGCTCACCGAACTCCTCAGGGGGGCACCACCGGAGGCGCAGACGGAGCCGCAGGCAGAGGCAGAGACGCAGCCGGAGCCGGAGGCCTGACGGATCAGGACGGCAACAGCGGCGTGACCAGCTTCTTCAGCTCCGCCTCACCTATCGCCCCGATCCGGGTCGCCGCGATCCGCCCCTCGGGGTCGACGACGACCGTGAACGGGTAGCCGACGGTGCTGACCACGCCCTTCGGAAGGCGGAGAAGCTGGCGCCCCCGCGGGTCGTGCAGGCTCGGATACACGAGCGCCGTGTCCTTCTCGAAGGCACGCGCCGCCTCGACCGAGACGTCCGCGTTGACCCCGACCACCCGCAACCCCTTGGCCTGCAACTCCTCGTGCACCCGGGAGAGGCCGGGAGCCTCCGCACGGCACGGGCCGCACCACGACGCCCAGGCGTTGACCACGACGACCTTGCCCCGCAGCTCCTTCAGGCTGACCCGGCCGTCGCCGTCCACGCGCTTTCCCGCCAGCTCCGGCATCGCCGGACGGTCGGCAGGGGCGAAGGACTTCAGCGGCCCGGGCCTGCGGGCGTCGTCCACCGGCGGAGGGGATGCCGAGCACCCCGCCAGCGCGGCGAAGAGAAGGACCGCCGCACATGAGGCTCGTAGCGTTCTCACGCTCGTCGATGATGCCACCGTCCCCTTCGGGTTCTGCGGACGGGTGGGGGGCGAAGGCACCGGCCCGGTCCCGGAAAAGGGACCGGACCTGAGAACCGTTCTCGTCAGGACAGACCCCATTCCTGGCGACCGCGGGCCGCGCTCGAATCGCTGAGCTTCTCCAGGTACGGGTGCGAACCGGCCTTCGTGGACTTGGAGGCGATGGCCTTGCCCGCCGACTTGCTGTAGATCTTCGAACCGCCGAGGGCCCACTGGTGGCTCTTCTTCGCCGAGTTGCAGGTGCTCTGCACCAGTCGGCCCTTGGCACCGACGACCAGGCACTTCCCGGACTTGTCATTCTTGATGGTGAACACCGACTTGTTCTTGGAAAGCCGCTTGAGCGTCCACCGCTGCGTCTTGTCGCTCTTGGCGCACTTGCCCAGCACCAGCCGCGCGTTGTTCTTCTTGCTGCCGCCCATGGAAAGGCAGTTGCCCGGCGCCCACACCCGCTCCAGCCGGGTGTGCGCGTACGGGTCCTTCGCCTGGGGCGCCGCCGCCTGCGCGGGTGCCGAAAGGGCCGCCACCGACCCTGCCGTGAGCGCGGCCAGTACGAGCGAACCGGTCGCTTTACGCATCGAGGTCCCCCTTCATGCAGGAACAAAAGGCTGAGCGCTCGAAACTAAGGGTGAACTCCGCTCCGTACCAGGTCCTTTGGGGAGGTGTCCAAAGGGGCATTGCCTCAAAGGGCCGGAAGAAAGACCCGCATTCAGAACGCCTCACCCCATGCCATAACGTGTCGCACGACCACCTCTCCCGGAGCGGGAAGACGAACTGTTGAGCATGCCCAGCAAACGCACAACCCTCCCTCTGGCCGCCGCAGTCGTGGCCGTCGCCGCCGTGCTGATCTTCGTCGTGACCAAGGAACCCCACTACAACGTCCGGCCGGGCGCCCAGTCCGGCAACGCCCACTGCGGGCGCATCACGGAAACCGCTCCCGGAAAGCTGGCAGGACACCCCAAGCACGACACCAAGCTGGCCGGCGTCGCACTCTGGGGCGACAGCAACATCGTTCTGCGCTGCGGTGTGACCGAGATCGGGCCCACCGCGGACCCCTGCTTCGCGGCCGACGGCGTCGACTGGGTCATCGACACCGCGCGATCCAGCGACAACAAGAAGGTGATCATCACCTACGGCCGCACCCCGGCCACCGAGGTCACCGTCACCCACTCCCTGAAGGCGCCCGACGAGGTCCTCGTGGAGCTCTCGGCCCTCATAGCACCGATCCCGCAGACCTCGGAGTGCATCCGGTCGGAGTGAACTCCCGCCACTCCGGGGCGACCTGGGCTCCCCCTGCCGCGCACCGCCCGAAAGGCGGCACCGGCCCGGCCAAGCCTGCGCCCGTCCCTGCTACGGCACGGGCGCAAGCCACCCCGTCATGCGGCAGCAGGCCCCCGGTGACGGCCGGATACCGCCAGGCAGGGCGAGTTTATGGCCCCATTGCTGACTCGTCCGGGAGTAGGCGGATGCGAGCGCGACAACAGCCAGTAGCACCAGTCCCGCGTCTTCGATGCTCGTACACCCTTCCCGGATCCCTGAGGCCCGTGGTGGCGGCGCCGCCCCCGGAGACCGAGTTCACGTTGTTCACGTAGCGGGTCGGAGCGCCCGTGGCGTCGAGCTGCTAGGTCCGGCGCTTGCCGTTCGCGGTCTGCCGGTCCGGGGTGGGAAGTCGGCTGCTGTCGGTCGTGTGGCTCCTGTGGCCGGTGGTGTTCGGGCCCTTCTCGTACGACCGGGATATCGCCGCGCTCGGCCGGGCGGACCGGTTCTTCCGGGGGTGGGGGCCGGCCACGGCCCTTGCGGGTCACCGCGGACCACGACGGGGTGTCCGCACCCGGCCTGTTCGTCATGCGGCCGCCCGCACCTGGCCTGTTCGCCGTGTGGCCGACCGCCGGGGTCCCCCATGTGCCTGACGGAGACCGCCCCGTGCCCCCTCCGCGCACCCCCGTCCGCGCCCCCGCTCCCCGTACGCTCGTCCCCATGACGACTGACGCACCCCTCCCCTCCCCCGGACGCGAGATTCAGGCCCTCGACGCACTCGATGCCGCCCAGGCCGACGCCGTACTCGAACTCCTCGGCGAGGCGGCCCGCTTCGACGGCAGGCAGGCGGTCTCCGAGCAGGGGAGGCTCCGGATCCGGGGCGGACACCGCGTCGGTGTGCGCCACTTCCTGCTCACCAGTGACGGGACCCTCGCCGGGTACGCGCAGTTGGAGGACACCGACCCGGTCGAGGCCCCGGCCGCCGAGCTCGTCGTCCACCCCGAGCGGCGCGGCACCGGCCACGGGCGGGCCCTGGGCGCCGCCCTCCTCGCCGCGACCGGCAAGCGGCTGCGGGTCTGGGCGCACGGCGGCAGCTCGGCCGCCCGGCATCTGGCCCAGGTCCTTGGCCTCTCCCTCTTCCGCGAGCTGCGCCAGCTCCGCCGGAGCCTGATCCCCCTCGACCTCGCCGAGCCCGTGCTGCCCGAAGGCGTCACCGTACGGACCTTCGAGCCCGGCCGGGACGACGCCGCCTGGCTCGCCGTGAACCGCGCCGCCTTTGCTCACCACCCCGAGCAGGGCTCCCTCACCCAGCAGGACCTGGACGACCGCAAGGCGGAGCCCTGGTTCGACCCGAAGGGGTTCTTCCTGGCCGAGCGGGACGGGAAGATCGTCGGCTTCCACTGGACGAAGGTGCACGCCGAGGAGCAGCTGGGTGAGGTGTACGTCGTCGGCGTGCTGCCCGACGCCCAGGGCGGCGGCCTCGGCAAGGCGCTGACCTCGATCGGCCTGCACCACCTGGCCGCCGAAGGGCTGCCCACCGCGATGCTCTACGTCGACGCGGACAACACGGCGGCCGTGACGGTGTACGAGCGGATCGGCTTCACCACCCACGAGGTCGATCTGATGTACCGCACGGAGTCCTGAACCTCGCCTCTCCGGTCGGAAGAAAATCTGTCGTGGCGGGAGTAGACATCTCACTGGCGGCGGGTCTAGTGTTTCTCTCGTAGCCGGACAGCGAGGACGGCACGGCAGTGGAGTGGTGGAGCCGGAAACGGTGGGTTCCTCCGCTGATTGCCGGGCCGGGCGGCCCCCAGGGGCCGCACAGCGGTACTCCGACCTGTCCGTCCGAATGAACCGAACCGAACGAGGTAAGGAGCAGACGCCATCAGGATCGCCCGGGCGAGGCACACACCGCTCGGGTACCGCAGGCCCCAGATCGGAAGGTGGTCCCCGGTCACGCATCCGCGATCCCCGCTCTCCCGCCCTCACCGGCGGACCGGCGGAAAAAGAAGGCCGACGTAAGTAGCGTCGGCAGATGGTGTTGAAGCTCGGGGCCCGAGTGCCGGATGGCACTCGGGCCCCCCGACGTGTCCCCACGCCGAAGACGACGTGTCCCGAAAGAAGAGGTGCTATGCCCGCTAGCAGTACCCGCCCCACCGACAACCTGGACGACGACGACTACCCCGCCTTCACCATGGGCCGGGCCGCCGAGATGCTCTCCACCACGCCCGCCTTCCTCCGCGCACTCGGCGAGAACCGCCTGATCACCCCCCTGCGCTCCGAAGGCGGCCACCGCCGCTACTCCCGCTACCAGCTGCGCATCGCCGCCCGCGCCCGTGAGCTCGTGGACCAGGGCACGAAGATCGAGGATGCCTGCCGCATCGTCATCCTCGAGGACCAGCTCGAAGAGGCTCAGCGCATCAACGAGGAACTGCGGTCCGCACGGACGCGGTAGACCTCCCACAGACACACCCCGGGCACTTCCCCGGGAAGACAGGGGCGGCGTCGATTGACGCCGCCCCTTCCTTGGTGCACCCTTTCACTACTCAATTAGTGAAAGGGTGGTGGCCATGGCAGGATCCGCAGCGGTCGAGTTCCGTATCGACCGGCGCAGCGGCGTCGCCACCTACCTCCAGATCGTCCAGCAGACGAAGCAGGCCCTGCGCCTGGGCGTTCTGGAACCCGGGGACCGGCTGCCCACCGCCCGCGAGGTCGTCGAGGCCACCGCCATCAACCCGAACACCGTCCTCAAGGCGTACCGGGAGCTGGAGCGCGAGGGCCTCGTCGAGGCACGGCGCGGCCTCGGCACCTTCGTACGCCGGACGCTCGGCACGGCGGCCGGGGCATCCGCCTCCGACTCGCCGCTGCGCACCGAACTCGCCGACTGGGCCCGCCGGGCACGGTCGGCCGGGCTGGAGAAGGACGACGTCAGCGCGCTCTTCACCGCCGTACTGGAGAGCACGTACCGGCCGGACGGCGGGCACCGGTCCGACAGCGCGTACCGGCCCGGCGGCACGCACAAGCCTGACAGCACGCACAAGGGGGACCAGGAAAGATGACAGGTGCTGTGATCGAGGCTCGCGGCCTCGGCATGACCTACGGGCGGAGAAGGGGTGCGCGCCAGGCCCTGGACGGCTGCTCCTTCCGCCTGCCCGCCGGGCGCGTCTGCGCGCTCGTCGGGCCCAACGGGGCCGGCAAGTCCACCCTGTTGAACCTGGCGGCGGGGCTGGCCAGGCCGAGCGCCGGGTCCCTCACCGTCCTCGGCTCCGCCGAACCCTCCGCCGTACGCGACCGCATCGCCTACGTGCCCCAGGACAAGCCGCTCTACCCTCAGCTCACCGTGGCCGACACGCTCTGGGCCGGCGGCGAGCTGAACCCCGGGCGCTGGGACCGCGCCACCGCCGACCGGATCGCCGGGAAGCTGCCGCGGGGTGCCCGCGTCCGTACGCTCTCCGGCGGGCAGCGGACCCGGCTGGCGCTGGCCCTCGCGCTGGGCAAGCGGCCCGAACTGATGCTGCTGGACGAGCCGATGGCCGACCTCGACCCCCTCGCCCGGCACGAGCTGATGGGCGTGCTGATGGCGGAGACCGCCGAGCACGGCACCACCATCGTGATGTCCTCGCACATCCTCACCGAGCTGGAGGGCGCCTGCGACTTCCTGCTGTTCGTCGACGGCGGCCGCGTCCGGCTCGGCGGCGAGGCCGAGGACATCGTGGGCGCGCATGCCCTGGTCACCGGGCAGGCCGGTCGCGAGCTGGCCCCGCACACCGTCGTCGAAGCCCGTACGACGGGGCGTCAGCTCACCGCACTCGTACGGAAGGAGGGCCCGGTGGACGAGTCCCTCTGGGCCGCCACGGAACCCTCGCTGGAGGAGCTCCTCCTCGCCCACCTCCGCTCCCCGGAGGCACCACCGCTGATCACGCCGAGCGCCGTTCCGGTTGCGGTCACGGGGCCCCGTGAGGCGGTGGCCTCCGCATGAGCACCCTGACGCCCCCGAAGCCCGGCACCGCCACGGTGCCCGAGGCCCCCCTGCGCGGATCCGTCCGCGTACTCCTGCGTACGCACCGGCGCAGCCTCTGGGCGGCCGGCGCCCTCGTGGTCCTCGGCATCGGCGCCATGGCCGCGCTGCTCGTGTGGGTCGCCGCACAGCGGTGCCCGGACGAGGACGTGGCCGCGTGCGGCAACGGCGACCTCTACATGATCACCACCGCGCAGAGCACGGCCGAGAGCCTCCTCTCCGGCGGCGGTACGGCCATGCTGCTGCTGGCCTGCCTCGTCGGCGCCTTCGTGACGGGTCCGCTGATCGCCCGCGAGCTGGAGAGCGGCACCTTCCGGATGGCCTGGGTCCAGTCGGTCTCCCCCGCCCGGTGGCTGGCGGCCCGGCTCGTCGTGCCCGCCGCGCTGTCCGTCGCCGGGGTCGGTCTGCTGTCCCTCGTCTACCGCTGGGCCTGGACCGAGGTCAGCAACCCGAACGCGTACCGTCTCGTCTGGTTCGACCCCGGCGTCTTCCCGGGCATCGGACCCGTCGCCGTCGGCCACGCGCTGTTCGGCGTGGCCGTCGGGGCCCTGTGCGCCCTGCTGATCCGCCGCATGCTGCCGTCCATGGCCCTCACCACCGTCGTACTCGGCGGGGTCATGGCCGGCTTCACCCAGCGCCGCTGGATGCTGTGGCCGGCCGACCGGCTCCTCGGCAACGGCCACCCCGGTGCCAACACCTGGATCACCGAGACGGGCATGCTCACCGCCTCCGGCGAGAAGCTGCTCCGGCAGGACTGCCCCTACACCGTCGAGGACCCGAACGGCGTCGCCTGCATGAAGGCCCGAGGCGGCGTCACCGAGTTCACCGACTACCACCCCGCCTCCCACTTCTGGCCCCTCCAGCTCGTCGAGACCGGCATCCTGCTCGCTCTCGCCGCGCTCGCCGTGTTCGCCGCCTTCCGGGTCCTGCGCCGCCTGCACGGCTGACCCCGGGCCGGGTACCGGCCGCACCGACCTCGCCGTCCGGGCCCCACGAGGGGTGGGCCCGGGCGGCGATCCCGTACCCGCGCGCAGTCACGTACAGTCACCGCCCGACCATCCCGCAGGCACACCGCTTCCTGTACGTCATGTCGCCGTTACCGGCCATTCAGACGCCCTTGCGACCCTCACGGGATGCAGCCAGCTCTGCCAGCCCCCCGCCGCAACGGGAGAGGCGGGGGGAACACCTCCTCGGCCTCCCCCGGCCGTGACCCCGGGTTTCCCGGGCCTTCCGCGATCTTTCCCGGCTCCGACGCGCCTGCTTCGCCCTCCACGCGGAACAATGGGTTCATGAGCCAGCAGCCCAGCTCCGAGGTCCCGGTCCAGCCCGCCCAGCCGTCCGTCGGCGCTCTCGCCGCGCACAGGCCGCACGCCGTAGCCAACCCTTCCTCCAGCAATGTCGGCTTCTCCACCGCCGCCGACCTGGACCCCGATCTCGACGCCGACGCCGACGCGTACGAGCCCGACCGGGACGGCGACGAGCTGCCCCAGGGCCGTTTCCTGGACCGCGAGCGCTCCTGGCTCGCCTTCAACGAACGCGTGCTGGAGCTGGCCGAGGACCCGGCGACGCCGATCCTGGAGCGGGCCAACTTCCTGGCGATCTTCGCCTCGAACCTGGACGAGTTCTTCATGGTCCGGGTGGCCGGCCTCAAGCGCCGCATCGCCACCGGTGTCGCCACCCGCTCCGCCTCCGGCCTCCAGCCCCGCGAGGTGCTGGACCTGATCTGGACCCGTTCGCGCGAGCTCATGGCCCGGCACGCAGCCTGCTTCCAGCAGGACATCGCCCCGGCCCTCTCCGACGAGTCGATCCAGCTCATCCGGTGGCCGGATCTGACCGAGAAGGAGCAGGCCCGCCTCTTCACCTTCTTCCGGCAGCGCGTCTTCCCCGTGCTGACCCCGCTGGCCGTCGACCCCGCGCACCCCTTCCCGTACATCTCGGGTCTTTCGCTCAACCTCGCCGTCGTCGTCCGCAACCCGGTCAGCGGCCACCGCCACTTCGCCCGGGTCAAGGTCCCGCCGCTGCTGACCCGCTTCCTGGAGGCGTCCCCGCAGCGGTACGTCCCCATCGAGGACGTCATCGCGGCCCACCTGGAGGAGCTGTTCCCGGGGATGGAGGTGCTGGCGCACCACATGTTCCGGGTCACCAGGAACGAGGACCTGGAGGTCGAGGAGGACGACGCGGAGAACCTGCTCCAGGCGCTGGAGAAGGAGCTCATGCGGCGCCGCTTCGGTCCGCCGGTGCGGCTGGAGGTCGAGGAGTCCATCGACCCGTACGTGCTGGATCTGCTGGTCCGCGAGCTGAAGGTGTCCGACGCGGAGGTCTACCCGCTGCCCGGCCCCCTGGACCTGACCGGCCTCTTCGCGATCGCCTCGCTGGACCGGCCGGAGCTGAAGTTCCCGAAGTTCATCGCGGGCACCCACCGGGACCTGGCCGAGGTGGAGTCCGCCTCCGCGCCCGACATCTTCGCCGCGCTGCGCGAGCGGGACGTGCTGCTCCACCACCCGTACGACTCGTTCTCCACCTCCGTCCAGGCCTTCCTGGAGCAGGCGGCGGGCGACCCGGACGTGCTGGCCATCAAGCAGACGCTGTACCGCACCTCCGGCGACTCCCCGATAGTGGACGCCCTCATCGACGCGGCCGAGTCCGGCAAGCAGGTCCTCGTCCTCGTCGAGATCAAGGCCCGCTTCGACGAGCAGGCCAACATCAAGTGGGCCCGCAAGCTGGAGGAGGCGGGCTGCCATGTGGTGTACGGGCTCGTCGGGCTGAAGACCCACTGCAAGCTCTCGCTCGTCGTCCGCCAGGAGGGCGACACCCTGCGCCGCTACTCCCATGTCGGCACCGGCAACTACCACCCCAAGACCGCCAGGCTGTACGAGGACCTCGGCCTGCTCACGGCGGACCCACAGGTCGGGGCGGACCTCTCCGACCTGTTCAACCGGCTCTCCGGCTACTCCCGCCGCGAGACCTACCGCCGCCTTCTGGTCGCACCGAAGTCCCTGCGTGACGGGCTGATCGCCCGGATCAACAAGGAGGTCGCCCACCACCGCGCCGGGCGCCCCGCCTACGTACGGATCAAGGTCAACTCGATGGTCGACGAAGCGATCATCGACGCCTGCTACCGGGCGGCCCAGGCCGGCGTGCCCGTCGACATCTGGGTGCGCGGGATCTGCGCGATCCGCCCCGGGGTCGCCGGGCTCTCGGAGAACATCCGGGTCCGCTCCATACTCGGGCGCTTCCTCGAACACTCCCGGGTCTTCTCGTTCGGCAACGGCGGCGAGCCCGAGGTGTGGTTCGGCAGCGCCGACATGATGCACCGCAACCTCGACCGCCGGATCGAAGCCCTCGTCCGGGTCACCGACCCCGCCCACCGCGCCGCACTCAGCCGACTCCTGGAGACCGGTATGGCCGACACCACCTCTTCCTGGCACCTGGGCCCCGACGGCAACTGGACCCGGCACGCCACGGACGCGGAGGGGCAGCCGCTGCGGCACGTCCAGGAGATGCTCATCGATGCCCGGAGGCGCAGGCGTGCGACGCCCTGACCACCAGACGACGCCCCGTCCCGCCGCGAAACCCGCTGCGGACGGGAGCCCGGAGGCCCAGGCCGACCGGGCGGCCCTGGGGACCCTCGGGGAGGGGGCCCTTGAGGGGACCCTCCAGGGAGGTCCCCTTGAGGAGGGGGCCCTGCCGGAAGGGAGCCTTCCGGAGGGGGCCCAGCCGGAGCGCGCCCTCCCGGAACGGGCCCTGCCAGAGGGGGCCCTCCCGGAACGGGCCCTGCCGGAACGAGCCCTCCCGAAGCGAGCCCTCCCGAAGGCGCCCCTCCCGGAAGAGTCCGCCCCGCCTCGCCCCGGCTCCCGCAGGGCCACCGCCGCCCCGCCCCGCCCCGCCGACGGCGTGAGCGCCGAGGCCGTGCTCGCGCCCTACCTCCGGGAGCAGGCCGCGGACTTCCTGCGCAGCCTGCGTATGCACCGCGAGCACAGCGCCCCCTCCGACGCCAACGGCCAGGGCGCCGAGGCCGCGGCGCGCGCCCTGCGCCGCTCGGCCCGGCGCATCAGCGGCTCGCTCCACACCTTCCGCTCCGTCCTGGACCCGGTCTGGGCCGACCACCTCCGTACGGAACTGGCCTGGCTCTCCGGCACCCTCGCCCGCGAACACGCCTACGCCGGCCGGCTCACCCGCCTCCTCGAAGCCCTGCACCAGCTCTCCGGAGCTCCCCTTCCGGCGGCCCGCGGCACCAAGCCCGCCGCCAAAGCGGCCGCCACCCCGGACGCCCAGGGCCGGGCCGTGCTCGGGGTCGGGGCGGCGCGGGCCGGGGCGCTGCTGGAACGCCAGCTCACCCTCGCCCGGACCCGGGCCCACTCCGCCGCGCTCCAGGCCCTCGGCTCCTCCCGCTTCCACGCGGTCGCCGACGCCGTGGCGCTGCTCGCCTCCGAGGTCCCGCTGGCCCCCGGCACCGCGGGCCGGGGCTCCGAAGCGCTCCTGGAGCCCGCCGAACGCGCCGAGCAACGGCTGATCGGCGCGGTGGCGGCCCTCCCGCCGGACGCCTCGGCGGAGCCGTACAACGAGGCACAGGACGCGGCCTGGCACCAGGCCCGCCTGCTGCTGCGGCTGCACCGGTACGCCCATGAGGTCGTCCTCGGCGCCGCCGACCCGGTCCTCACCGGCGCCGGACACGCCCTGGACCTGCACCGGGACGCGGCGGAGGCGGCCTCGGCTGCGGCATCGGCCGCCCGCACCCCGCGGATCGCCCCGGCCACCGCGTACGCCCTGGGCGTGCTCCACGCGGACCAGCGCCACGAGGTGGAGGCCGCGCGAGCGGTGTTCCGGGAGACCTGGCCGTACGCGGCGGCCATGACGGCCCCATGAGCAAGGACCGGGAACACCCCGTGCGGGACAGCGCGCACCGCTCCCCCGCCGCCCGTACGGTCCTGGCGGCGGGGTGCGTCCTGTGGCGCCGCGCCCCGGGAGGCGGTGGGGTGGAGGTGTGCCTGGTCCACCGGCCCCGCTACGACGACTGGTCCTTCCCCAAGGGCAAGCTGAAGCGCGACGAGGAGCCGCTGGCCGCCGCCGTACGGGAGGTCCTGGAGGAGACCGGCCACCACTGCACCCCGGGCGCGGCGCTCCCCACCGCCCGGTATCTCGTCGACGGCCGCCCCAAGGAGGTCTCCTACTGGGCCGCCGAGGCGACGGGGGGCGCCTTCGAGG is a genomic window of Streptomyces sp. SID8374 containing:
- a CDS encoding DEAD/DEAH box helicase; the encoded protein is MAFNHLPAAMHDALGPLSVTPVTHSVPMAKNHRPGRPPESGDMRPSPAMILDRLATGAGRAARITHTEHLPPRSGTHAIWPDRIRPEVISAIEKAGIDHPWAHQAAAAEHALDGESVVIATGTASGKSLAYLAPVLSTLLEGSEAPNGRGATALYLAPTKALAADQRRSVKALAAPLGNAVRPAVYDGDTPVEEREWVRQYANYVLTNPDMLHRGILPSHPRWSSFLRALRFVVIDECHTYRGVFGSHVAQVLRRLRRLCARYGANPVFLLASATAADPSVAAGRLTGLPVKEVSDDASPRGELVFALWEPPLTDLHGEKGAPVRRTATAETADLLTDLTVQGVRSVAFVRSRRGAELISVIAKERLAEVDRSLPKRVAAYRGGYLPEERRALERALHSGELLGLAATTALELGIDVSGLDAVVICGYPGTRASLWQQAGRAGRSGQGALAVLVARDDPLDTYLVHHPEALFRQPVESTVLDPDNPYVLAPHLCAAAAELPLTEPDIALFGPAVPELLPQLEAAKLLRRRASGWHWTRRERAADLTDIRGGGGRPVQIVEESTGRLLGTVDAAAAHTAVHEGAVHLHQGRTHLVRKLDLEDSVALVEQADPPYSTVARDTTAISVLETDTEIPWGQGRLCYGSVEVTNQVVSFLRRKLMTGEVLGETKLDLPPRTLRTRAVWWTVTEDQLDAARINPEILGGALHAAEHASIGLLPLFATCDRWDIGGVSIPLHPDTLLPTVFVYDGHPGGAGFAERAFHTARTWLTATREAIASCECEAGCPSCIQSPKCGNGNEPLHKRGAVRLLTELLRGAPPEAQTEPQAEAETQPEPEA
- a CDS encoding GntR family transcriptional regulator, with product MAGSAAVEFRIDRRSGVATYLQIVQQTKQALRLGVLEPGDRLPTAREVVEATAINPNTVLKAYRELEREGLVEARRGLGTFVRRTLGTAAGASASDSPLRTELADWARRARSAGLEKDDVSALFTAVLESTYRPDGGHRSDSAYRPGGTHKPDSTHKGDQER
- a CDS encoding MerR family transcriptional regulator is translated as MPASSTRPTDNLDDDDYPAFTMGRAAEMLSTTPAFLRALGENRLITPLRSEGGHRRYSRYQLRIAARARELVDQGTKIEDACRIVILEDQLEEAQRINEELRSARTR
- the mshD gene encoding mycothiol synthase, with product MTTDAPLPSPGREIQALDALDAAQADAVLELLGEAARFDGRQAVSEQGRLRIRGGHRVGVRHFLLTSDGTLAGYAQLEDTDPVEAPAAELVVHPERRGTGHGRALGAALLAATGKRLRVWAHGGSSAARHLAQVLGLSLFRELRQLRRSLIPLDLAEPVLPEGVTVRTFEPGRDDAAWLAVNRAAFAHHPEQGSLTQQDLDDRKAEPWFDPKGFFLAERDGKIVGFHWTKVHAEEQLGEVYVVGVLPDAQGGGLGKALTSIGLHHLAAEGLPTAMLYVDADNTAAVTVYERIGFTTHEVDLMYRTES
- a CDS encoding RICIN domain-containing protein produces the protein MRKATGSLVLAALTAGSVAALSAPAQAAAPQAKDPYAHTRLERVWAPGNCLSMGGSKKNNARLVLGKCAKSDKTQRWTLKRLSKNKSVFTIKNDKSGKCLVVGAKGRLVQSTCNSAKKSHQWALGGSKIYSKSAGKAIASKSTKAGSHPYLEKLSDSSAARGRQEWGLS
- a CDS encoding TlpA disulfide reductase family protein, whose amino-acid sequence is MDDARRPGPLKSFAPADRPAMPELAGKRVDGDGRVSLKELRGKVVVVNAWASWCGPCRAEAPGLSRVHEELQAKGLRVVGVNADVSVEAARAFEKDTALVYPSLHDPRGRQLLRLPKGVVSTVGYPFTVVVDPEGRIAATRIGAIGEAELKKLVTPLLPS
- a CDS encoding DUF3515 family protein; the protein is MPSKRTTLPLAAAVVAVAAVLIFVVTKEPHYNVRPGAQSGNAHCGRITETAPGKLAGHPKHDTKLAGVALWGDSNIVLRCGVTEIGPTADPCFAADGVDWVIDTARSSDNKKVIITYGRTPATEVTVTHSLKAPDEVLVELSALIAPIPQTSECIRSE